The nucleotide sequence CCTTCGCCTACTTCGGCATTCGCGCCAAGCAGGACGCGGACGAGCTCGACGCACGGTGTGCTCCGCGCTGTCCAACGAGTGATACGGACGCCGTGAAGCAAAAAGCGCTCATTGCGGACATCTCGTTGCTCGTCGGCGTCTCGTCTCTCGCGGCCGGCACCTATCTCTGGATCCAAGCAGCCCCGAGCCAGTCCGACACGAGCATTTCGACGGGAAGCGTAGGGTTGGCTGGGCGGTTCTGACCGCTACGCCGACGGTGCTAAGGTCACGCGCATGGGCTGCCCGCCGGACACAACGGCCACCCTGCAGAAAGAGCGCCTGGAGCTGTCGAAGCTCTCGCGCTTCGTGGTGCGCGTGGTGGAGGGGCCCGACCGTGGCAAGAGCTGGACGCTGGACGCAGACAGACCGTGCCGTGTCTTGGTCGGCAGCGGCCCCGCCTGCGAAGTGCGACTGACGGATAGGCACGTGTCGCGGCGTCACGCCGCCTTGGACCTCGATGGGACCGAGTTGCGCCTCACGGATCTGGGCTCGACGAACGGCACGCTGCTTGGAACCGTGCGCGTGATCGAGGCCATCATTTCGCCGGGAGCTGTCTTGCGCTTGGGCGATACTACTTTGGGTGTGGAGGCTAGCGCGCCGGAGAGCGCCTACCACCTCACGACGCGCTCCGCTTTCGGTGCCATGGTAGGTGAGAGCATGGCGATGCGGCGCTTGTATCCGCTATGCGAGCGCCTCGCAGCCAGCGATGTCCCCGTGCTGGTGGAAGGAGAAACCGGCACGGGCAAAGAGCTGGTGGCCGAAGCGTTGCACAGCGAAGGCAAGCGAGCCGCCGGACCCTTCGTCGTCTTCGACTGCGCGGCGATCACGCCTTCCTTGGTGGAGTCTCACTTGTTCGGGCACGAGCGCGGCGCATTCACTGGCGCGACGCACCCTCGCAGAGGCGTGTTCGAGCTTGCCTCGGGCGGCACGCTGTTCATCGACGAGATTGGCGACCTGGATATTTCGCTTCAGGCGCGACTGCTACGTGCCATCGAACGAGGCGAAGTGTGTCGCGTGGGCAGTGAACGCTGGATCAGCGTGGACGTGCGCATCGTGGCGGCCACGCGGCGCGACCTGGACAAGGAAGTGCAGGCGGGCAGGTTTCGCGACGATCTGTTCTTCCGTCTCGCCGTGGCTCGTCTGGAGCTGCCCCCGTTGCGTCGCCGCCATGGTGACGTAGGTCTGCTGGCGCGTCACTTTTGGGACCGCCAGGCGACGCCCGAGCAAGTCCTTCCCTACGAGCTCTTCGAGCGCTTCGAAGAGTACGACTGGCCCGGCAATGTGCGTGAGCTGCACAACGCGGTGGCGCGCCGCGCCGCCCTCGGGGATTTGGCGGAGTTCGAGGTCGACGCGGGTGAAACCGACGTGGGAGACGTGATCGAACGAATCCTGGAGAGCGAACTGCCGCTGAGCACTGCGAAACAAAAGCTCATGCTCGAGTTCGAGCGGCGCTACGTGGAGCGCATGCTGGCGCGACATGGTGGCGACGTGACGAAGGCCGTGGCGGCTTCGGGGATTGCGCGGCGCTACTTCAACGTGCTGCGCGCCAAGCACCGTCAGTAGCTGATCAGTTGCGTGGCGCCGCTGTTCGGGTCCAGGCGGAAGAATCTGCCGTCGGCTTCGAGAAGCAGCTTGCTGTCCGACTCCACGAACAGATGCGGCGATTCACTCGGGGGCCCCCCCTGCAATGCGGGGAGCGTGACACTGTGCCGAACTCCCGTGGTGCGCTCCACCGCCTCGAGGGCACTCTCGCCTCGGTAGAGATAGACATGGGTCGTGCTAACTGTGATCGCACGGACCGCCGAATCCCCAGCTGCCGCGGACAGCGGTTTCACCTTGAAAGCGAGGTCGACGGAGCCCACCACTCCGCTCTTGGCGTCGGCATACCACACCGCGTCCGCCTCGCCGTGAAGCAAGAACGGTCCCTCGGAGGGAAGTGGCACGAAGTCGCACCCGCCCTTTGCTAGATGGCCCACGCCGCTGAGGTCCGTGGCGTCCCAGGACGCGAACACGGCCTGCCCAGCTATGGTCGAGTCCTCCAGATCAGGCCAAGACCAGGCTCCGGGTCCGCTCGGACACGTTTCGCCCAGGGGGCCCAGGTCGGTGGAAGCGCCGGAGCTGGGCTCGATCTCCATGAGACGCCCCGCGAAGTCGAAACCCTGCCACAAATGGGCGAGCCAAGTTCCCTTCGCCGTGGGACGCACGCAGCGCACATCGACGAGTGGCGGACCCGTGTCGGGCGTGTGCACCGCGCCATAGGCATCGTTGATCCAGCCCGCGACGATCTCGCGCCGCCCATCGCCAAGATCCACGCTCATGACGACGCCTTCGTCCAGCCCGCCATGCACTCGGATGCCGACGATGAGCCGACCCGTTTGCACGAAGCCTGCGACGACTTCCCGTCGCGGCAGCTTGTCCCAGGGAATCACCACGCCGCTGCCGACGCTGCCTGGCGTCAGCGTGGAGCATTCCGCGCAGGGGGGCGGCTCCGAAGAGAGATCGTCGAGCCCGAGGGTGATCGAGCAGCCAGCCAGCGCCAAGCACAGCGCAATAGGCAGTGGACGGGGCCGTGTCATGTCAGTAGCTGAGGACGTTGTTGTTGCCGCTCTTCGGGTCGTAAACGACGACAGCGCCGTCGATGACCAGCAGCAGTGCCGCACGAGTTGGGTGAAGGAACACCAGCTGTCGCGTCTTCGGAACGGAGCGGGCAGGGCCCACCTCGCTGGGCAGCACGCGCCGGCTTCCAGTCGCGCGGTTCACCTCCACCAGGCGGAACCGATTGAAGATCTCGCCACCGGCGCCGAATACGACATTGCCCACGGCCAGCCCGCCGCTGCCGATGGGATTCTCCTCCAATCCCGGTGAGCCACTCGTGGGCGCGGCTACGAGCCGAGATTTTCCGCTGACTGTGTCGTAGGCGAGCAGACTGCTGCCGTACACGTCGACCATCCACACCTCACCTGCACTCCAAGCCATGCTTTCCACGGCCGCCTGCAAGGGGATCGTGTCCAAGAGTTCGCATTGTTCACCGTTGATGCGCACGAGCCACTCGGACTGGATGTTTTGTGCCACCAGGTAGAAGCTGCTGTCCGGGAGTAGCGCCGGCAGGGAAGAGTCCTGGATCACCAGATCTGAAGGAAGTGTCGCCGCGCAGTCGGTGCCGATCGAGCGCGTCGTACGATTACCATCGGCGCCTATGTCGAGCATGAAACCAGAGAACCCCGTGAATTCCGGCAACAGCAGCGCGAATACGTTTCCTCCGCTGCTGACTCCCACTCCGGACAGTCCTTGGAACCCATTTCCGCTCCCGACACCGGCCATGGTGCCACCCATCACTGACAGCTGACCGCTCACCAGACGCCGCGCGCCGCTCTCGACGTCCACGGCCATGATGCCCCCTTCGCCGGTCGGGTCGTTTCGCCGAACCGCAAGATAGAGTTCGCCGCCGTGCACGGCGCCGCCGACGACGTCCAGGCGAGGATCGCCGAACTCGCTCCGCCAGGCCAACGCCAGCCCCGACCCAACTGCACCCGGCTGCAGGGTATCGATCGTGCGGCACGGGTCCTCCGTGGAGTGAGTGGGGTCGCCACAGTCGACGAGATCTGGCGGCGGCAGTGAGTTTGCCAGCCCACCGTCACCGCCTCCGCCCGCTGACTGACCGCTGTCGATCAGTACGGAGCAG is from Polyangiaceae bacterium and encodes:
- a CDS encoding sigma 54-interacting transcriptional regulator, whose amino-acid sequence is MGCPPDTTATLQKERLELSKLSRFVVRVVEGPDRGKSWTLDADRPCRVLVGSGPACEVRLTDRHVSRRHAALDLDGTELRLTDLGSTNGTLLGTVRVIEAIISPGAVLRLGDTTLGVEASAPESAYHLTTRSAFGAMVGESMAMRRLYPLCERLAASDVPVLVEGETGTGKELVAEALHSEGKRAAGPFVVFDCAAITPSLVESHLFGHERGAFTGATHPRRGVFELASGGTLFIDEIGDLDISLQARLLRAIERGEVCRVGSERWISVDVRIVAATRRDLDKEVQAGRFRDDLFFRLAVARLELPPLRRRHGDVGLLARHFWDRQATPEQVLPYELFERFEEYDWPGNVRELHNAVARRAALGDLAEFEVDAGETDVGDVIERILESELPLSTAKQKLMLEFERRYVERMLARHGGDVTKAVAASGIARRYFNVLRAKHRQ